The DNA region AGAAGGTTCCTCATTCTGGCTACATCAGCCCACAGCATCGATGGGAAATCCAAGATAAGGGGAGGTGATAGCCCTGTCCAGGCAGAGCACTCTCGGCTTCTGTCCCCATGTGGCCAGAGCGTCACATCACCCTCGGGAGAATGTCCAGCTCTTTGGCTCGGAGTTCAAGGTCCTGCCCCCGTGTGGCAaaatccttcctctttccttcgcCAAATTCTTAGTTACCCTTTAGGTCTCCTCTTGGTTGCCTTTCCCCAAATGAAGTGTCAGCACAGTTAGGACACGTCAACTTGCTGTCAGAGTCCAAACACTTGCAGCCCTGAGCATGTCAGCCCATCAGGCTGCGAGTGACTCTCGCAAAGGAAGGGGACGCCTTTGCACAGCATACAAACATCGCGGACTGTTGAACCCGTCGAACTCGTGCTTCACGCAGGATGTGAACGCCGTGGACGAGAGATGACCAACAGGGTGCCAAGTGCAGTACAGAGAACGGGGACGGCCTGAGAGCTGAGAGCAGGAGTTGACACGCTTTCTCTCTAAagtcagataataaatattcaagGCTTTGTGGGGCAGGCAGTCTCTCTTTCAGCCACTCAACTGCCcccttgaaagcagccagacacggACACCAAGGAGTGGGCgtggctgtgtcccaataaagCTTTATTCATGGACACagaaacttgaatttcagatagtTTTTACGTGTCACGGAATCCTCTTTTGGTTTCCATCCATTTCAAAGTGTAAAAGCTACTTGGAGGTTGCGGCCGGAGCTGTCATCGGCCGGCCCCTGGATGAGACGCTCAATGGGCAACAAAGAAAGTATCGGGCCTCGCTGTTTACAAAGCACTGGAACTCTGCTCAAAGGGCTGAGATTGAGACACTAACAGCGTCTGACCAGTGACAAACAACAGGTATCAAGACTTGATGTTTACAGAGTATTAGAATGGAGCAAGCGAGGACGGCTCACGGGGTGTCGGGACCCAGTTTAGGTTGGACCCAGCCGCTGGCTCGAGCAGCGCACTGACCAAACGGGGCACTGCTGCCCATCCTCAGAACACTGTTTACTGAGGATCAAGTGACAGGGGCCAGTGGCAGGGTATCGAGTCACAGGGCAGTCACACTGAGCCTTGGGCACTGTGACAATAGCTCTAGACACCAGCTGTTTACAGTGACATGAGACTGGCTGTTTACAGGGGACCAGCTGACCAGCTTCCGGATGCCAGAGTCCAGATGGCGGTGGGACGGGCTCCTCTGCAGGTGTCTGCCGAGGACCCTGGGCCTGGGGACCCCTCCGGCACCAGGAGTGGGAATGTGCAAAGAGTTCTTGGCCCAGGTGAGGGGAAGGTTTTTGTTCACTGAGGAGCCCGCAGGCTCATACCTGCTCTTGGGGGGCAGGACTTGAACCCGGCTGGTGTTGGATCCTAGGGTCTGGCTCgcattctctctctgctcattcCTGGCTGCAACGCCTTGGGCACATCCCTTAGCCTCTCCGAGCCTGCGcttccctgtctgtaaaatggacgTGACGACAGATCAAGGTTGCCggaaaaaatacagaataccCCGTTAACattgaatttcagatgaacagccaacacttttttttttttttttttttttaggacctGAGTTTTATGTTGTAGTGAAACCGGTGCTACGGAGCCGGGCATGGGGTAGCAGGGGATTGCTTCTGGTGAGCATGtccattgtttttgtttgcttgtttttaagctttcatttatttacttgagaggggggggggcacagaggaagtagcagaccccccgctgagcagggagcccgatgtggggacttgatcccaggacccggggatcatgaccagagccgaaggcagacacttcaccagctGCCAAGCGCCCCTCCCACCCATTGTTTAAGCTCGTTCCAAGGCTTCTAACAGGATGATACAATTTCCTCGTATTACCGCCGTTCCAATATTGCTCTGTAGCTCACTAGTGGCCCTCCCCACACATTCATCTCTCACAAGATTCCTAAAGGGATTGAACCCCCGCAGTATTCCCTAAGCATGTCTGCCACCATTTCATTTCACCGATAATTTCTtgtccataattttttttttcaattcaggaGGGTGAGCTTTGCTTATGGTGTCTACTCTGTGAGCTCAAAGAGCGAGCAGTACATTTTTAGTATAAGAATATCCCAATGTTGCATGGGATTTACTTACACTAAAAaccacaaagcaaacaaacaaggaaatgagATGTTTATTTGTCACATCTGCCTCTCCTCTGATGACGTCTTCGCGATAAGAGGTTGTGAAGGTCCTGAGGGGATCTCAGGCCAGGCACCGAGAAAGGGCCTGACGCATCGGAGCCCTGACGTCCACCATCCTTGTTGTCCCCAGGACCTCATCACGGGGATGAGCCCAAGCGAGGTCTGGTGATGAGCTCCTAAATGTATCATGTGTCTCTGGGGAACAGGGCCTGGGTGACAAGAATGACACCATTCAAGAGTTTCGCTAGAATGTCAGCAAGAGGCTCTGGGCCACAGGAAGGAGAGGGGGTTCTTCATTCATAGGATGTCCCAGCACCTGGAAGCCTTGAAGGGCTCAGGGGAGCTGTTGATCGAGTGTAAGATGACATTCAATAAACAGCTGTTGAATTCCCTCTCTGACTCCATCACTCTTTACTGAGTACTCGCTGTGCGCCAGGCACCTCAACCCCTGCTTGCCCAGGGCTCCCCATCAACAAGGGAGATGGATTTAATACAGTCATCACCATAAATGCAAAATCATAACTTGGACAAGACCTGCCAAAGGGAGATACTCAGGGCTGGGACCCCCCTGAGTAGGGTCTGGGAGAGCTTTCTGGAGGAGGTAACACTTGACAGAGACCTGCAGGAGGAGATTTGCAGGTACAAACAGGAAACAGAGAATCCTAGGCAGTGGGCACAGtgtgtgcaaaggtcctggggtgagAGGGAACATAATGATTTCAGGGGCTGGCCTCATGCCACCCCCAGCTCCCTTTGACAATTTGCAGGCTCCAGTAGATAGTCAAGGCTAAGTGTAGGATGGTCAGGGTCGCCTGGCAATTCAGGCAGGATGTGGTGCCCTCGACCGCCACAGGCGGAAGGCCAAAAGTCTGAACATACCCTTGGCCAGGGGACCaggggagagtgggggggaggggggcagcaggtGAGGTGAACAGCACCCAGCCCCGCCTCTGCACGGAAATTTCCTGAGCCACCTGCCTGCCCAGTGCACCCTCTTCTGCCATGTTGCCATGGCTACctcccaggacacagagcaggAAGAACGAGATAAGACCACAAGCTGCTGGGCGGAGtcagaaggcagagagaagagctttGGGATGCCCAGCAGCCAACTCTCAGGACTGAGAACCAGGGCCGGGATGGCAACAGTAGCAACCACAGCCATCACAGCTGCTAAAGCCTAAAAGTGCCCAGCCCAGCCTTGCTGGGAGCTACCTCTAATAGCCACAAAAGCTCCCAGCAGGCTGGTCCCAgaagtatccccattttacagacaggaagaCTGAGATTCAGAAGGACAAAGCTACCGGATGAGGGCTCCCGGTGACCCCATGATG from Ursus arctos isolate Adak ecotype North America unplaced genomic scaffold, UrsArc2.0 scaffold_14, whole genome shotgun sequence includes:
- the LOC123001190 gene encoding LOW QUALITY PROTEIN: small nuclear ribonucleoprotein G-like (The sequence of the model RefSeq protein was modified relative to this genomic sequence to represent the inferred CDS: substituted 2 bases at 2 genomic stop codons) encodes the protein MDKKLSVKXNGGRHAXGILRGFNPFRNLVRDECVGRATSELQSNIGTAVIRGNCIILLEALERMNRTGTELL